The proteins below are encoded in one region of Segatella copri:
- a CDS encoding glycoside hydrolase family 10 protein: MKRLKAILMLVVAMMLMSSATMKAQNKREFRGAWIQCVNGQYLGKSTQQIQAMLTRQLDELQKDGVNAIIFQVRAECDALYKSDLEPWSKFLTGVQGKAPSPYWDPLQWMIEQCHNRGMELHAWINPYRAKHSVTSYEQVSPKNIVKRRPDLCFQYGKLTLLNPGLQAAADYICEVAVDIVSRYDVDGFHIDDYFYPYPEAGRQIPDQQLFRQQSRGMRNIGDWRRDNVSRFVKQLSESIHAVKPWVKFGVSPFGIYRNKRTDPNGSETFGLQNYDDLYADVLLWVNNGWIDYCVPQIYWEIGNRAADYKTLITWWNKHAGNRPLYIGEDIERTAKFADPVNPRSHQLPAKHRLHQQMNNVKGTVLWYAQTAADNVGNIGHTLRNNYWKYPALPPSMPFLDNKAPKGVKGLKLMWTEKGPLLVWKAPKASKKKWGDQVNRFAIYRFEKGAKVNLNDVSALQAVTYDNFYRIPYVSGKKYVYVVTALDRVGNESKGKKKKISF, from the coding sequence ATGAAAAGACTGAAAGCGATTTTGATGCTCGTTGTTGCAATGATGCTGATGTCGTCGGCAACAATGAAGGCTCAGAACAAACGAGAGTTTCGTGGAGCCTGGATACAGTGTGTTAACGGACAGTATCTTGGCAAGAGTACGCAGCAGATCCAGGCGATGCTTACCAGACAGCTTGATGAACTGCAGAAGGATGGCGTGAATGCAATTATCTTTCAGGTTCGTGCCGAGTGTGATGCTCTGTATAAGAGTGATTTAGAGCCTTGGAGCAAGTTTCTTACGGGAGTGCAGGGAAAGGCTCCTTCTCCTTATTGGGATCCGTTGCAGTGGATGATAGAGCAGTGTCATAATCGTGGCATGGAGCTTCATGCCTGGATCAATCCTTATCGTGCCAAGCATAGCGTAACTTCCTATGAGCAGGTTTCGCCGAAGAATATCGTGAAGAGGCGTCCTGATCTCTGTTTTCAGTATGGCAAGCTGACGCTGTTGAACCCTGGGTTGCAGGCTGCAGCCGACTATATTTGCGAGGTGGCTGTGGACATTGTAAGCCGATATGATGTTGATGGATTCCATATTGATGATTATTTCTATCCATATCCAGAGGCCGGACGTCAGATTCCTGATCAGCAGCTCTTCCGCCAGCAGTCGCGCGGCATGCGAAACATAGGTGATTGGCGCCGTGATAACGTGAGCCGGTTTGTAAAGCAGCTCAGCGAATCCATTCATGCCGTTAAGCCTTGGGTTAAGTTTGGTGTTTCTCCATTCGGCATCTACCGCAACAAGCGTACCGATCCTAATGGTTCAGAAACTTTCGGCCTCCAGAATTATGATGATCTTTATGCTGATGTATTGCTTTGGGTGAATAATGGTTGGATAGACTATTGTGTGCCTCAGATATATTGGGAAATAGGCAATCGTGCTGCAGATTACAAGACGCTCATAACCTGGTGGAATAAGCATGCTGGCAACCGCCCATTATATATAGGTGAAGATATTGAGCGTACAGCCAAGTTTGCTGACCCAGTCAATCCGCGCAGTCATCAGTTGCCTGCCAAGCACCGTTTGCATCAGCAGATGAATAATGTGAAGGGCACTGTGCTCTGGTATGCGCAGACAGCTGCCGATAATGTAGGTAATATCGGACATACACTCCGCAACAATTATTGGAAGTATCCAGCATTGCCACCCTCTATGCCTTTCCTTGATAATAAGGCGCCAAAGGGGGTAAAGGGTCTCAAACTGATGTGGACCGAGAAAGGTCCGCTGCTGGTATGGAAGGCTCCTAAGGCTAGCAAGAAAAAGTGGGGCGATCAGGTGAACCGTTTTGCTATCTACCGTTTTGAAAAAGGTGCTAAGGTAAATCTCAATGATGTTTCTGCACTCCAGGCAGTTACTTATGATAATTTCTATCGCATCCCTTATGTGAGTGGCAAGAAATATGTGTATGTAGTAACTGCTCTCGACCGGGTAGGAAACGAAAGTAAAGGTAAGAAAAAGAAAATTTCTTTCTAG
- a CDS encoding trimeric intracellular cation channel family protein: MIHGDPEFVLTLHSVIEFIGTFAFALSGIRLAASKHYDWLGGFVCGVAVAIGGGTIRDVMLGVRPFWMLSPIYLICTLFAQLVVIACHRYLKRLDNTWFLFDTLGLALFNIAGIQKSLECGFSFWVAIIMGCITGAAGGVIRDVLLNEEPVIFRKEIYAMACVAGGLAYWGLSYLGVSLYITVIVAFSVVCAIRLLAVRYHISLPKLRDEEQTVE, from the coding sequence ATGATACATGGCGATCCTGAATTCGTGCTCACGCTTCATAGCGTGATAGAATTCATCGGTACATTTGCTTTTGCCCTTTCGGGCATTCGCCTGGCTGCAAGTAAGCACTATGATTGGCTGGGCGGTTTTGTTTGTGGTGTGGCTGTAGCCATAGGTGGTGGAACCATACGAGATGTGATGCTTGGTGTGCGGCCGTTTTGGATGTTGAGCCCAATCTACCTGATTTGTACGCTGTTTGCGCAGTTGGTAGTGATTGCTTGCCACCGCTATCTTAAGCGTCTTGACAATACCTGGTTTCTGTTTGATACCTTGGGCTTGGCGCTTTTCAATATTGCGGGCATCCAGAAGTCGCTCGAATGTGGTTTCTCTTTTTGGGTAGCCATCATCATGGGCTGTATCACGGGTGCTGCAGGTGGTGTTATCCGCGATGTGCTTCTTAATGAAGAGCCGGTCATCTTCCGAAAGGAGATTTATGCGATGGCTTGTGTCGCCGGTGGTTTGGCTTATTGGGGATTGAGCTATCTGGGTGTGAGCCTCTATATTACGGTGATTGTAGCTTTCAGTGTGGTCTGCGCCATCCGATTGCTGGCTGTAAGATACCATATTTCACTCCCGAAGCTGAGGGATGAAGAACAAACTGTAGAATGA
- a CDS encoding replication-associated recombination protein A, translated as MSEPLAERMRPHTLADYVGQQHLVGEGAVLRKMIDAGRISSFILWGPPGVGKTTLAQIVAQTIKVPFFTLSAVTSGVKDVREVIERAKSGRFFNSASPILFIDEIHRFSKSQQDSLLGAVEKGIVTLIGATTENPSFEVIRPLLSRCQLYVLKPLEKTDLEGLLHRAITQDVELREKNIKLEETGALLRYSGGDARKLLNILELVVESAGSSEIVITDKMVEEQLQQNPLAYDKQGEMHYDIISAFIKSIRGSDPDAALYWMARMIEGGEDPQFIARRVVISASEDVGLANPNALLLANAAFDTVMKIGWPEARIALAEAVVYLATSPKSNSAYLGINDALATVRQTGNLPVPLHIRNAPTKLMKDLGYHDGYKYPHDYPGHFTEQQYLPDELKDARFWHAQHSPSEERLYNWMVTCWGEKFKN; from the coding sequence ATGAGTGAACCGTTAGCTGAAAGAATGAGACCTCACACGCTTGCTGACTATGTAGGACAGCAGCATTTGGTAGGTGAGGGGGCCGTGCTGCGCAAGATGATTGACGCAGGGCGCATATCCTCTTTTATCCTCTGGGGACCCCCTGGAGTGGGCAAGACTACCCTTGCTCAAATCGTGGCACAAACCATCAAGGTGCCGTTCTTCACCCTCTCCGCGGTGACCAGTGGCGTAAAGGATGTCCGCGAGGTGATAGAAAGAGCAAAGAGTGGTAGATTCTTTAATTCGGCTTCTCCTATATTGTTTATTGATGAGATTCACCGTTTCTCCAAGAGTCAGCAGGATTCGCTTTTGGGTGCGGTAGAGAAGGGTATTGTTACGCTGATAGGTGCTACCACCGAGAATCCTTCATTCGAGGTGATTCGGCCGCTGTTGTCCAGATGTCAGCTTTATGTGCTCAAACCGCTCGAAAAGACTGATCTTGAAGGACTTCTGCATCGTGCCATTACGCAGGATGTAGAACTCAGAGAAAAGAATATTAAGTTGGAAGAGACGGGCGCGCTGCTGCGATATAGTGGTGGAGATGCCCGAAAACTGCTCAATATCCTGGAACTGGTGGTGGAATCAGCCGGATCTTCAGAGATTGTGATTACCGACAAGATGGTAGAAGAGCAGTTGCAACAGAATCCACTGGCTTACGATAAACAGGGTGAGATGCATTACGATATTATCTCTGCCTTTATCAAGAGTATTCGCGGAAGCGATCCCGATGCTGCGCTTTATTGGATGGCGAGGATGATAGAAGGAGGAGAAGACCCGCAGTTTATAGCCCGTAGGGTTGTGATTAGTGCCTCTGAGGATGTGGGACTTGCTAATCCGAATGCACTCCTGCTTGCCAATGCTGCCTTCGATACGGTGATGAAGATAGGGTGGCCCGAAGCGCGTATCGCCCTTGCTGAGGCTGTGGTTTATCTTGCCACGAGTCCGAAGAGCAACAGTGCTTATCTGGGCATTAATGATGCGCTGGCTACTGTACGTCAAACGGGTAATCTGCCAGTTCCGCTGCACATCCGCAATGCTCCTACCAAACTGATGAAAGATTTGGGTTATCATGACGGATATAAGTATCCTCACGATTATCCTGGACATTTCACTGAGCAGCAGTATCTGCCAGACGAACTGAAGGATGCCCGCTTCTGGCATGCTCAGCATTCGCCTTCCGAGGAGCGCCTCTACAACTGGATGGTTACCTGTTGGGGAGAAAAATTCAAGAATTAG
- a CDS encoding rhamnogalacturonan acetylesterase — translation MKKIKAILCVFILALLMTSSTNTTTIFVIGDSTAAEKGGFRNNPERGWGMVLQGFFDDKVIVDNHAVNGRSSLSFINEGRWKKVLDRIKPGDYVFIQFGHNDEKSMPDRHTDPGSTFDANLARYVNETRAKGGIPVLFNAVVRRCYYSAELKNDDDEKLRNKVYDGREQINSDTLIDTHGAYVIAPRNVAKQLNVPFVDATKITHDIETGMGIEGSRKLHMWFMPGENPQVPKGKKDNTHYNVYGARVVAGALADAVAEQVPALKSHVCHYDYVVSAEGRGNFLDLQKAVDEVPVGKKAVIRILGGEWKKPIIAKGKKIKFVKSFGAKIK, via the coding sequence ATGAAAAAAATAAAAGCTATTTTATGTGTATTCATACTGGCGTTGCTGATGACATCCAGCACAAATACAACAACGATTTTTGTAATAGGTGATTCTACTGCTGCCGAGAAAGGTGGTTTTAGAAATAATCCAGAGCGAGGATGGGGGATGGTATTGCAAGGCTTTTTTGATGACAAGGTGATTGTTGACAATCATGCTGTTAATGGTCGTTCTTCTTTGAGCTTTATCAATGAAGGAAGATGGAAAAAGGTTTTGGATAGAATAAAGCCAGGTGATTATGTGTTTATCCAGTTTGGGCATAACGATGAGAAGTCAATGCCTGACCGTCATACTGATCCGGGATCTACTTTTGATGCAAACCTTGCCAGATATGTAAATGAGACCCGTGCCAAGGGTGGCATTCCTGTACTGTTCAATGCGGTGGTTCGTCGCTGCTATTATTCTGCAGAATTGAAGAATGATGATGACGAGAAGCTTCGCAATAAAGTATATGATGGAAGGGAGCAGATTAATAGTGATACGCTTATCGACACCCACGGGGCTTATGTGATAGCTCCCCGCAATGTAGCAAAGCAGCTGAATGTTCCGTTTGTTGATGCTACCAAGATTACCCACGATATAGAAACGGGCATGGGTATTGAAGGCAGCCGCAAATTACATATGTGGTTTATGCCTGGCGAGAATCCGCAGGTTCCTAAGGGTAAGAAAGATAATACCCATTATAATGTATATGGTGCACGTGTGGTTGCCGGTGCGCTTGCTGATGCTGTAGCTGAGCAGGTGCCAGCGCTGAAGTCTCATGTCTGCCATTATGATTATGTAGTCTCTGCAGAAGGTCGAGGCAATTTCCTGGATTTGCAGAAGGCTGTAGATGAGGTTCCTGTAGGCAAGAAGGCTGTTATCCGTATTTTGGGTGGTGAATGGAAGAAGCCAATCATCGCAAAAGGCAAGAAGATTAAGTTTGTCAAGTCATTTGGTGCTAAAATCAAATAG